The Streptococcus pantholopis genome has a segment encoding these proteins:
- a CDS encoding collagen binding domain-containing protein produces the protein MKMKRKLLSLLTVLAALIGIFSLSQTVKAESVTNYTNTATVTKEDGTLLSENASVGYWEPLAVSNRITFPDEQAIKAGDTLTLKLPEQLSFSTTIPFEVMHDSGELAGQAIINSETGEVTVTFTDIFERLPLDKQMSLNFNVLVNHNTVPTNTPINITYEGVVYPLIVEEHTVVPVSPVITKTGYQDNLDSSIIHWRVLINSQQSLVENLTIADTLGEGQELIPESMLGVQLQFVDGDPVDSLDEAASRPYHYDFSKDITYTNDALGKTNGFTYTIGGTSNNAVFLSYDTRLTSAQAAGTDMTNSVAISGQNITYTTETGYARIEAAYGSASSRILPNVSEETTTTTQTTTENATTTSAPTTTENAATTTAGTTTESSVSTSESATTSPTNNSSENTGTTSSVSEGGPVTTVSSQSKKAKKASLPSTGDENRLLLPIIGIIVVSITIWLFTGQKAKKN, from the coding sequence ATGAAAATGAAGCGAAAACTTTTAAGTTTACTTACAGTTTTAGCGGCTTTAATAGGGATCTTTTCATTAAGTCAGACAGTTAAAGCAGAGTCGGTTACAAATTATACTAACACAGCTACTGTGACGAAAGAAGATGGAACCTTGCTGTCAGAAAATGCTTCAGTAGGTTACTGGGAGCCTCTGGCGGTTAGTAACCGTATCACTTTTCCCGATGAACAAGCTATTAAAGCAGGAGATACTTTAACGCTCAAATTACCTGAGCAGCTGAGTTTTTCCACTACTATACCTTTTGAGGTCATGCACGACAGCGGTGAGTTAGCCGGTCAAGCTATTATCAATTCTGAAACAGGTGAGGTCACTGTGACCTTCACGGATATTTTTGAACGACTTCCGCTTGATAAACAAATGTCTTTAAATTTTAATGTGCTGGTCAATCATAATACCGTTCCTACAAACACTCCTATTAATATCACATATGAAGGAGTGGTTTATCCGCTGATAGTGGAAGAACATACGGTGGTACCTGTCAGTCCAGTTATTACTAAGACGGGCTATCAGGATAATCTTGATTCCAGTATTATCCACTGGCGTGTTTTAATTAACAGTCAGCAAAGTTTAGTTGAAAACTTGACAATTGCTGATACACTTGGCGAAGGGCAGGAACTGATTCCGGAATCAATGCTTGGTGTCCAGCTTCAGTTTGTTGACGGGGATCCTGTCGACTCACTTGATGAGGCGGCTTCACGTCCTTATCATTATGACTTTTCAAAAGATATTACTTATACAAACGATGCGTTAGGAAAAACGAACGGCTTCACCTATACTATAGGAGGAACCAGTAATAATGCGGTTTTCCTATCATATGATACGCGTTTGACTTCTGCGCAGGCTGCTGGTACGGATATGACAAATTCTGTTGCTATTTCAGGCCAAAATATTACCTATACTACTGAGACAGGGTATGCCCGTATAGAAGCTGCATACGGCAGTGCGTCATCGAGGATTCTCCCTAATGTGTCTGAGGAAACAACAACAACCACGCAGACAACAACAGAAAATGCAACGACAACTTCAGCACCAACGACAACAGAAAATGCTGCAACGACAACAGCAGGAACGACAACGGAAAGTTCAGTAAGCACATCAGAATCAGCTACAACAAGTCCAACTAACAACAGTTCTGAAAATACTGGCACAACCAGTTCAGTTTCTGAAGGCGGTCCGGTAACAACAGTCTCATCACAAAGTAAAAAAGCTAAAAAAGCTTCTCTTCCCAGCACTGGTGATGAAAACAGGCTGTTACTGCCTATCATAGGTATTATTGTAGTCAGTATCACGATTTGGCTTTTCACTGGCCAAAAAGCTAAGAAAAATTGA
- a CDS encoding type B 50S ribosomal protein L31: MRKDIHPEYRSVVFMDTTTGYQFLSGSTRTSNETVEFEGKTYPLVRVEISSDSHPFYTGRQKFTQADGRVDRFNKKYGLK; encoded by the coding sequence ATGAGAAAAGACATTCATCCGGAATATCGTTCTGTCGTCTTTATGGATACTACTACCGGTTATCAGTTTCTTAGCGGCTCTACACGTACTTCTAACGAAACTGTAGAGTTTGAAGGAAAAACTTACCCGCTTGTTCGTGTCGAAATTTCATCAGACTCGCATCCCTTCTATACAGGACGTCAAAAGTTCACACAGGCAGACGGCCGTGTGGATCGTTTCAACAAGAAATACGGTCTCAAATAA
- the yghU gene encoding glutathione-dependent disulfide-bond oxidoreductase, producing MSDYQPPKIWKNPASMGGQWGSLNQPTAGSRFEQTLPSGSNPFQLYSLGTPNGIKATIMFEELKELGITEAAYDLYRIAISEGDQFGSDFVAINPNSKIPALLDKSGDKAIRIFESSNILFYLAEKFNQLMPTDPLQRTEVLNWLFWQTGAAPFLGGGFGHFFHYAPEKIEYSINRFAMEAKRQLDLLDKELALKPYIAGSSYTIADIAIWSWYGRLAQDKIWDRAGEFLDVQSYQNVQAWTEKIAERPAVIRGLQAKYQDIK from the coding sequence ATGTCAGACTATCAACCACCTAAAATTTGGAAAAATCCTGCCAGTATGGGCGGACAGTGGGGCAGCCTTAACCAGCCCACTGCCGGATCTCGATTTGAACAGACACTGCCAAGCGGAAGCAATCCTTTTCAGCTTTATTCCCTTGGCACGCCCAATGGCATAAAAGCGACCATCATGTTTGAAGAGCTTAAAGAGCTGGGAATCACTGAGGCAGCATATGACCTTTACCGAATCGCAATCAGTGAAGGCGATCAGTTTGGTTCAGACTTTGTTGCAATCAATCCTAATTCAAAAATTCCAGCTCTGCTTGATAAGTCAGGGGACAAAGCTATTCGTATCTTTGAGTCATCTAATATTCTTTTCTATTTAGCTGAAAAATTCAATCAGCTGATGCCAACAGATCCTCTTCAACGAACAGAAGTCTTAAACTGGCTCTTCTGGCAAACCGGTGCCGCACCGTTTCTTGGAGGCGGCTTTGGTCATTTTTTCCATTATGCACCGGAAAAAATTGAGTACAGTATCAATCGCTTTGCTATGGAGGCCAAACGGCAGCTCGATCTGCTGGATAAAGAATTGGCACTTAAGCCTTATATCGCCGGAAGCAGCTACACTATCGCAGATATTGCCATTTGGTCATGGTACGGCCGTCTGGCTCAAGATAAAATTTGGGACAGAGCAGGAGAATTCCTTGATGTCCAATCCTATCAAAACGTACAGGCCTGGACTGAAAAAATCGCTGAAAGGCCTGCTGTCATCCGTGGCTTACAGGCAAAATACCAAGACATTAAATAA
- a CDS encoding DHH family phosphoesterase, whose protein sequence is MTLFEQILAKIKQYNTIIIHRHMKPDPDALGSQLGLKEIIKHNFPDKKVITPGYDEPTLAWLGQMETVSDSDYLDALVIVTDTANRPRIDSSSYEQGDFLIKIDHHPNDDAYGDLIYVDTDASSSSEIIADFAMTLQLQLSDEAARLLYAGIVGDTGRFLYPSTSSKTFSIASQLRNYHFDFAAIARQMDSFSLKIAKLQAYALSNLEIDENGAARLVLTQELMKKFDITDPETSAIVATPGKINSVEAWAIFVEQPDGHYRVRLRSKSHIINGIAKRHAGGGHPLASGANSYSLEENEIIYQEIKALLKNSPEP, encoded by the coding sequence ATGACACTATTTGAACAAATCTTAGCAAAAATTAAGCAGTATAATACAATCATTATCCATAGACATATGAAACCTGATCCTGATGCACTGGGCAGCCAGCTTGGTCTCAAAGAAATCATTAAACACAACTTCCCGGATAAAAAGGTCATCACTCCAGGTTACGATGAACCTACACTAGCCTGGCTGGGACAAATGGAAACTGTAAGTGACAGCGATTACTTAGATGCTCTAGTAATTGTAACTGATACTGCTAACAGGCCGAGGATTGATAGCAGCAGCTATGAACAGGGAGATTTTCTTATTAAAATCGATCATCATCCTAACGACGACGCCTATGGAGATCTTATCTATGTTGATACTGACGCTTCCAGCAGCAGCGAGATTATCGCCGATTTTGCTATGACCCTGCAGCTACAACTTTCAGATGAGGCAGCACGCCTTCTTTATGCCGGAATTGTCGGTGATACCGGGCGTTTCCTCTACCCTTCTACCAGCAGTAAAACCTTCTCTATAGCCAGCCAGCTGAGAAACTATCATTTTGATTTTGCAGCTATCGCACGACAAATGGACAGTTTTTCTTTAAAAATTGCAAAACTGCAGGCTTATGCCTTATCTAATCTTGAAATTGACGAAAATGGTGCGGCACGGCTGGTTCTAACTCAGGAACTGATGAAAAAATTTGATATTACTGATCCTGAAACATCTGCCATTGTCGCTACTCCAGGTAAAATCAACAGCGTGGAGGCCTGGGCCATATTTGTGGAACAGCCTGACGGCCACTATCGTGTGCGCCTGCGCAGCAAATCACATATCATCAACGGCATCGCTAAACGACATGCGGGCGGTGGCCACCCTCTGGCCAGCGGTGCAAATTCATACAGCCTTGAGGAAAACGAAATCATTTACCAAGAAATTAAGGCACTGTTAAAAAACAGCCCAGAGCCGTAA
- the add gene encoding adenosine deaminase yields MDRRLLQDLAKTELHCHLDGSISMETIRLLADMAGIMLPQSDQELKKLVTVPEQTESLTDYLKTFDFIRPLLQTKKALQMAAYDVARQAAADNVIYIEIRFAPELSMDQGLSAPETVFAVLEGLKQAKTDFGIRGKVIACGMRQSPKELTRDLFGQLAELSEAGFAGFDFAGDEHGFPPAKIEDLIRYTQTLGRPLTFHAGECGCPNHIADSIALGIKRLGHVTAIHNQPEIIKSLVEHQVTAELCLTSNLQTKAVKDLSDFPYQELYDAGAKITINTDNRTVSDTNLTREYELFHQYFAADLADFLQFNRNAVQASFTSDAEKRDLLAKIEKLYAAFL; encoded by the coding sequence ATGGATAGGCGATTGCTGCAAGATTTAGCAAAAACTGAGCTGCACTGTCATTTAGATGGTTCGATTTCGATGGAGACCATTCGTCTTTTGGCTGATATGGCTGGAATTATGCTGCCGCAATCAGATCAGGAGCTAAAAAAGCTAGTTACTGTGCCTGAGCAGACTGAGAGCCTGACCGATTATCTGAAAACTTTTGATTTTATCCGCCCGCTTTTACAGACTAAAAAAGCACTGCAGATGGCTGCTTATGATGTTGCCAGACAGGCTGCAGCTGATAACGTCATCTATATTGAAATCCGTTTCGCACCGGAGCTATCTATGGATCAAGGCTTATCCGCCCCTGAGACTGTCTTTGCTGTTTTAGAAGGCTTAAAGCAGGCAAAAACAGATTTTGGCATTAGGGGAAAAGTCATTGCCTGCGGGATGCGTCAGTCTCCTAAAGAATTGACTCGAGACCTTTTTGGGCAGCTGGCAGAGCTTTCAGAAGCTGGTTTTGCTGGCTTTGATTTTGCTGGGGATGAGCATGGTTTTCCCCCTGCAAAAATTGAGGATTTAATCCGCTATACTCAAACTTTAGGCCGTCCTTTGACCTTCCATGCCGGTGAATGCGGCTGTCCAAACCATATTGCCGATTCTATCGCTCTTGGGATTAAGCGCCTGGGGCATGTAACAGCTATTCATAATCAACCTGAAATCATCAAATCTTTGGTTGAACATCAAGTTACAGCAGAACTTTGTCTGACCAGCAATCTTCAGACCAAAGCAGTAAAGGATTTATCTGATTTTCCCTATCAGGAATTGTATGACGCAGGTGCAAAAATTACCATCAATACTGATAACCGGACAGTATCTGATACAAATCTAACCAGAGAATATGAACTGTTTCACCAGTACTTTGCAGCTGATTTAGCAGATTTTCTGCAGTTTAACCGCAATGCTGTCCAAGCTTCTTTTACAAGCGATGCTGAAAAAAGGGATTTATTAGCAAAAATAGAAAAATTATATGCTGCATTCTTGTAG
- a CDS encoding GNAT family N-acetyltransferase, giving the protein MWVCKTFEELTKSELFAIYQVRVAVFIVEQNCPYQEVDKHDLEALHFFKKKSGDIQAYCRIIPGEESVALGRVLTARNCRQNGLGRKLVRQALQICQEKLPALPVSIQAQFYLKDFYASFGFQTTSSRYLEDGIPHIDMILKRN; this is encoded by the coding sequence ATGTGGGTCTGCAAAACATTTGAGGAACTGACGAAATCCGAACTCTTCGCTATCTATCAGGTGCGGGTTGCCGTTTTTATTGTTGAGCAAAACTGTCCCTACCAAGAAGTAGATAAACATGATTTAGAAGCCCTGCATTTTTTCAAGAAAAAATCCGGAGACATTCAGGCCTACTGCCGGATAATACCCGGAGAGGAAAGTGTCGCATTAGGCCGCGTTTTAACCGCAAGGAACTGCCGGCAAAACGGCCTTGGAAGGAAACTAGTCAGACAGGCTCTGCAAATTTGCCAAGAAAAGTTGCCCGCACTTCCTGTCTCTATCCAAGCACAATTCTACCTCAAAGATTTTTATGCCTCTTTTGGCTTTCAAACGACCTCTAGCCGCTATTTGGAAGACGGCATCCCTCATATTGATATGATTTTAAAAAGGAACTGA
- a CDS encoding flavodoxin → MALAKIVFASMTGNTEEIADIVAQKLEDLGHTVEVDECTTVDAADFEDVDLAIVATYTYGDGELPDEIVDFYEDLADLDLSGKLYGVVGSGDTFYDYFCQSVDDFEAQFALTGASKGAESVKVDLAAEDEDIEHLEAFAEELSAKLP, encoded by the coding sequence ATGGCTTTAGCTAAAATTGTTTTTGCCAGTATGACCGGAAATACTGAAGAAATCGCTGATATAGTCGCTCAAAAATTAGAAGATTTAGGGCATACGGTTGAAGTAGATGAGTGTACAACAGTTGATGCAGCAGATTTCGAAGATGTGGATCTGGCTATTGTAGCAACCTACACCTACGGTGACGGGGAGCTTCCTGATGAGATTGTTGATTTTTACGAAGATTTAGCTGATTTAGATTTGTCAGGTAAACTTTACGGTGTCGTTGGGTCAGGGGATACCTTTTATGATTATTTTTGCCAGTCCGTGGATGATTTTGAGGCACAGTTTGCTTTGACAGGAGCTTCAAAGGGAGCAGAGTCAGTTAAGGTGGATTTAGCTGCTGAAGACGAAGACATTGAACACTTAGAGGCTTTTGCAGAGGAACTTTCAGCAAAACTGCCTTAA